The proteins below come from a single Biomphalaria glabrata chromosome 10, xgBioGlab47.1, whole genome shotgun sequence genomic window:
- the LOC129928496 gene encoding 5-hydroxytryptamine receptor 3A-like, whose amino-acid sequence MWHPHVIVTNSVDVDKLLVTPLNNRLLVRYDGDVLLHGPAFLKTTCSTNLTKYPFDHQDCEIIFIPFLDDCDIEVTRAGIMKMPDPFHLQGEWTIVYRNISLSSYEGTNFHLPLIKVQLTIARSPLFYVVSVLAPMLLTSVMTSFVFCIPSSSGEKISFLVTVFVSNAVFLNFIAGTMPRSMTLDNMPRLTIFLIGVMLGGFLALLATLFVMRQYNIEQREDAKLTRVRTVGSPKHTKVFTAECVKNDHSKANLAFTGVDQKLIGFTLRSIPMFLERFKGKNSAKVEPKGDNFNTTNAKRECRLSCKITSREWDVIFFILFHVTSAPFYLLLFALNYI is encoded by the exons atgtggCATCCACATGTCATAGTCACCAACTCTGTTGACGTGGACAAACTTTTAGTGACACCACTGAACAACCGGCTTCTAGTCCGCTATGATGGAGATGTGCTGTTACATGGCCCAGCATTCCTCAAAACTACCTGCTCCACTAACCTCACCAAGTATCCTTTCGATCATCAG GATTGTGAAATTATCTTCATTCCTTTTCTTGATGACTGTGATATCGAAGTTACAAGAGCTGGAATTATGAAGATGCCCGACCCTTTTCATTTACAAGGAGAATGGACGATTGTTTATAGAAATATTTCCTTATCTTCTTACGAAGGGACAAACTTTCATTTGCCCCTTATTaa GGTGCAATTGACCATTGCTCGAAGTCCACTGTTCTATGTGGTCAGCGTCTTGGCACCAATGCTACTGACTTCTGTGATGACTTCATTCGTCTTCTGCATCCCTTCAAGTTCCGGGGAGAAAATTTCTTTTCTCGTCACTGTGTTCGTCTCTAACGCAGTCTTCCTTAATTTTATCGC GGGCACTATGCCTAGAAGTATGACGCTGGACAACATGCCCAGACTGACCATATTTCTGATCGGAGTCATGCTCGGAGGTTTCTTGGCCTTACTGGCCACTCTGTTCGTAATGCGCCAGTACAACATAGAGCAGCGGGAAGATGCCAAACTGACCAGAGTGAGAACAGTTGGTAGTCCAAAACATACGAAAGTCTTTACTGCTGAATGTGTCAAAAACGACCACTCTAAGGCAAATTTGGCGTTTACTGGTGTTGACCAGAAATTGATTGGATTTACTTTACGTAGCATTCCTATGTTTCTGGAACGTttcaagggaaagaactcagCAAAAGTCGAgccaaagggagataattttaaTACGACAAATGCCAAGCGTGAATGTCGACTTTCCTGTAAAATTACTTCAAGGGAATGGgatgttatattttttattctgtttcaCGTGACCAGTGCCCCGTTCTATCTTTTATTGTTTGCTCTTAATTACATTTAA